A stretch of Thermoplasmatales archaeon DNA encodes these proteins:
- a CDS encoding ABC transporter ATP-binding protein, producing MVIARDITKSYHGRDDIKALDNLSFTFKRGGVFTLLGRNGAGKTTTVKILSTLLRRDSGDLSVFGFDPDTSPEQIRNRISIVPQEGKPIEYLTPRESIYFYLRMRGLGTVESRKRTEIILNDFLIDNFSDQRCFTLSVGQKQMVLVAMAFASEPDIIFLDEPTIGLDPIARQRVWKRIVEVKDKTTIFLTTHYMEEAELLSDIVLIIKDGKSLRQGTPKELIQQFGYKHKITIKNYDNGALTSQYAFKRKINDSLVIFLKDGELDGAVNQLVKGGMEITIGKVTLEDVFISMVEDNYEK from the coding sequence TTGGTAATTGCGAGGGATATAACAAAATCATATCACGGAAGGGACGATATTAAGGCTCTTGATAATCTCTCCTTTACATTCAAAAGGGGTGGAGTGTTCACTTTACTGGGAAGAAATGGCGCAGGGAAGACAACAACGGTAAAAATTCTGTCAACATTATTAAGAAGGGATTCTGGAGACTTATCTGTTTTTGGTTTTGACCCGGACACATCTCCTGAACAAATCCGAAACAGGATCTCTATTGTCCCTCAGGAAGGTAAGCCAATCGAATATCTTACCCCTAGGGAGAGCATCTATTTTTACTTAAGGATGAGAGGGTTAGGCACCGTGGAATCGAGGAAAAGAACTGAAATCATCTTGAATGATTTTCTCATCGATAATTTTTCAGACCAACGATGTTTTACTTTATCCGTAGGACAAAAACAGATGGTCCTAGTGGCTATGGCTTTTGCTTCGGAACCAGATATAATATTCTTAGATGAGCCAACAATTGGGCTAGATCCTATTGCCCGTCAAAGAGTGTGGAAAAGAATCGTAGAAGTGAAAGATAAAACTACTATATTCTTGACAACACATTATATGGAAGAAGCTGAATTATTGTCCGATATTGTCCTAATAATAAAAGATGGTAAGTCACTTAGACAAGGTACTCCAAAAGAACTTATCCAACAGTTTGGATATAAGCATAAGATCACTATAAAAAACTATGATAACGGTGCTCTTACGTCTCAATACGCTTTCAAGAGGAAAATTAATGATTCTTTGGTAATATTCCTAAAAGATGGAGAGCTTGATGGGGCAGTTAACCAGCTTGTGAAAGGAGGTATGGAGATTACCATAGGTAAAGTTACTCTTGAAGATGTATTCATAAGCATGGTGGAAGATAATTATGAAAAATAG